AACGTCACAATCTACCACAGAAAGATGCAACtaaaagtatatatttacagCTGTACTTATCTAGTACAAACAACAATATACATCATATTGTTGAAttgtaacacacacacatatataaatatgtatgcATGTATGTATCTTCACACATAAGAACAAACACattcacattaaaaataagtCACTGGAACTGTAAATGAATGACCTAAATGCTGGTCTTGTTTGCTCTCATCCTTCATCCCTATATTGTCTGCATTTGCCTTCATTTTGGCAGGGGAAAGCTAAAAAAGCTACAATTTGAGAGGAAGAGCCAAAGCAGGTGGACTGGGAGCACTGGGGGCCTAAAGTAAAAACCAGCTGTTTATAAAAGTTTTGCCACTGTTCACAAAACATGCATGAGTAAGAAAATagtataaatacatacagtaaacaagTGGAGAGCTATCCATATAACAATTAAAAGACTTagaaatttctaaaaatatggaCATATTTAAGAATAGATGTCATAAATAGATGATAAATTGATGGAGAGGGCAATGGGAAGATATTTGACAACTGGTCACGAAGTAAAGCATTATAAAGTGCTTGAAGGTACAATGTCAAAAATATGTTACAAAggatttttttagatttgtttacctcaaaacagcattttattttttttaaaaaaaagagcaaagcTTTACAAAGTTTTACGGCACACGTTGAAGTCCTTAACAATTCAGAACTTCTGTATGCTGGTTTTAAAGGTGCACGCCTTTAAATGTCAAGGTCACCTTCTGCATCGAGAAGTTAAAATTCTGCCACAAGATATGTTTTCTCCTACAGCCGCAAGAAAGAAATCTACAGTATGCCAGAATAACCCTGACAGCTTTGGATGATTGTTTTCAACCTTCTACTTTTGGGCATCTCACAAATTTTCTAACTTCTCCCAACCTCGTCCCCCCATACTCCCACTCCAAATCCAGTTCGCTACTGGCTTCACTCTTTGTGCCAGTCCAGCGCCTACCAAGACAGAAAACCACCATCTGAAAGAAGAAGAATAGATTTAAAGAGTGACGTACAGAGTGACATACTGCTGAAGATATAAAAGGGACTTGTTTCTTGAACAGGAGCTTGTTGATTAGAACTTTCCAGTTTTTCCACACTTCACAATTTCTTCTCGTTTGGCTCTTGTGGGTCCTGAGGGCCAAAAGAGGGTGCGaataggaaaaggaaaaaaaaaaacagatgtaatGCAGATGATAATTTCTCTAAGAAATTTAAGAAAGTAATAAACTAGCTTCCCCTAATAATCCAGAACAATATGTCTTTAGTATGTCAACAAAATAACTAAGATGCAGGAGGAGACGCAGCTTTCTAtacatcatgtttttttttattaagtacgTAATCTacaaataaatacttttttcccCTCATTTACCATTTTATGAAAGCTCTGAAATTGTGAGTTTTAAGTCAGTCACTGAGGACAGATGTACCCTGGCCACCATAATAAGTAATATGACAATAGTGGGAGATGCATGTCATCGCCAAGCAACTGATCAGTGGCACTTTTCAAATGTCACAGAGGACATTCATCCATATTGGATGTTCTGACAAAGTTCCAATGATAACCTTGTGATAGTCATATGAACTAGGCACTTAAAATAGTTACCTAACCCTAACGTTTTGCATTTAGTATTATCCAACTTGATCAAAAAGTGAGGTTGGTCACTCACCTGTGATGACAGGGACTCTAAAAGGAGCGGGAGATGTTGTTGCTCTGGTCCTGGAGACTCACTAGGAGGTCATCAATTTTCTCCATGTTCTGGGATGCCGTCATGGTGTTCTGGATGCTACCCGACTCAGATATGGACTGGTTTAACAGCGACTGGATCTCGGCTTCGCTGTCTCTCGAGTTCTGTCCTGACTGGCTGATGGCAATGAGCTGATCGGACAGTGTCGATCCTGCAGAACCTATAAGCTGACCGCAGTCTGCAAGGAAGATTTAGTCATGTGAACTGGAGAAAAGCCATCAGATTGACGGATAAAACAGACACTACAGCAAGCTCTTCTCTTACATTGTAAAAACAGTATTTCATGGTAATTGACATATCCAAGTAACAGATTTATAAATTAGCCCAATCCACCCCCAAACTGTGGAAGAATTTATTTAACCTTCAGAATCAACATAATGATGAACCAGTTCAAAAAATCATTAATGAAAGGCCTAGTTCTTACCGTTCTGAATCCCAAATAGGAAAAGGCCTGCAGGCTGCTGTGTCTGGCCAGGCTGGCTGATGGTCCCACTCACAGAAGTTTGGAAGAGTGATCCTGGCTGCTGAACAGGGGAGGACGAGGTGGTCTGTAAGGTGTTCTGAGATGTGAAGATCGATGTCTGGGGAATCTCCTGGGACCCAATGCTGCCCTGCAGGGCCGATATGGAGGCCTGAGGCATAAATATGGCCACAGGCTGTTCTGAAGTGCTGCTGGAACCTTGTACTATCTGCATGGGTTGCTGACCCTGGAAGAGGCTCTGCTGGGATGACTCACTCTGGGAGGGGTTTCCTGTCACTGGATTCTGGTTCTGGAAGGACATGGGCTCTGATGGCTCCTGCTGGCTAACCGCAACAATGTTGGACTGAGCAATGAAGAGGGTTGCACTCTGTGGCTCCTGAGAAGGCAAGCTGCTGCTCAGTGGTGGCATTTGGTTTTGCCCACTAAAGAGCATGCTAGGCTTCTGCTCCTGGGGAATTATGTTGCTGTTTTGGAACAGAAGGCCAGcctgttgttgctgttgctggtTTGGTGAGAGTGCACTTGCTGGAGAAGAGGACATGTTCTGGAAGAGCGAcccttgctgctgctgttgtggtGTTGGCTGCTGTTCCATGGGACTGCTTTGCTGCATCTGCGGCAGCTGAGCCTGGGAATGGAAAACTGCCTGTTGCTCTACAGAGGTGGGAGGCTGCAGAGAAGAGAGGAAAGCcatctgctgctgttgctgctgctgctcttgatgctgctgctgctgctgctgctgcttgggGTCTGTGGTGAGCTGGCCTTGAAGAGCAGTCTGGGAGATGAAGAGGCTAGTTGCAGATGGTTGCTGTTCTGGGGAAAGCGCAGAGCTGGTCAACACCGTCAGTGTGTTCTGGAAAATGGCTGCTTGAACTTGCTCCTGACTGGGGGAGACCTTCTGGAACAACCCCCCCGCCACCTCTTGGGTTTCTGCCATAGGGCTCGGGCTGTGGAACAGCTGCTGGGGAGGAGAGGGGTGTGAGGGGGGCTGCTGGAGAAAGTCGGGAGTCTGGATGGATAGGAGCTCCCCTGCTTGTTGAAACAGGGCctcttgttgctgctgctgctgctgttgttgctggGAGGTACTATGGAGCAAGGACTCGGACGGCTGGAAGAGAGAGCCAGGGTTCTGCACCATGGTTTGCGGAGAGCCCTGCACAGTTCCTTGGACCTGTGAGTGGAAGAGGTCTGGCAGTTGCTGCTGGAGGCTCAGATTTTCCAGaacctgttgctgctgctgctgctgctgctgttgctgctgctgttgctgctgctgcttgacAAGGGAGGTATCCGCTGGCTGAAGCTGAAGACTGTTGATGTTCTCCTGTACTTGTGGCTGTATTCCATCGGCTGTTGGGGTGGGGCTGTACAGCACCGAGttgagctgctgctgctgcactgcGGCCTCCAGTACTTGCTGCACAAGGCTGCTGCCCCCAGACCCTGCAGCAGAAAACCCCCCGGCTTGGAGCTGACGCACGGCTCTTTCCAGCTGGGCCACTCCAGCGTCCTGCGtgaagagggaggaggggagCTGGCCTTGCTGCTGCGCTGAGCCCTCGCTCAGCTGGGTAAGCCCCAGCACACTACCGGCGTTGCTGTTGGCCCTCTCCCGTGGGAGGCTCTCTCTGGGCTCCAGGAGGAACAGGGGCTCGCTGGGGACTGTGAAGGAGCTGGTGGGTGCGATGTCCTGCTTCTGAATTGTGCTCAGTGGCTCACGGCTGGCAAAGACAGCGGGCTGAGACTGCTCTGGCTCCCCTTGTTGGTGGGACAGGGAGGTCGAGAAAGGGTTGTTGCCAGATGACATGCTGTCCAGGGTCTGCTGCGCTGAGCCGATGACATCCGACGtctgctgaaaacacaaaaacaaaaggtgTGTCAGACAAAGCCATGTAAAGCAATGTGACGTATTAGCATTCTAACAATCTAGAGAATCTTGATTGATGACATAAATGATTTTTGATGGTTGCAGGCTGGTAATCAAAAACTATAACATCTCTATACTTCAAAGAATGTGTGGTGAAATCCAGTACTAGACAGAATTTCACTTCTTAGAAATATTTGGTCCACTGCAGTTTTCTCAAATCTGATAAAATACAAGATATAGAAATGCTATACAATTAACCAATCCTAACCTTTCAGCTTAACCAAAAATATAAACCAGTACATGCAGTACACAAGTGTTCTAAGACAAGaaaattaaactcaaatacatattgtaattaaaatacCTTGAAGACAACGGCTGGGGTCTGAGTGGTGGATACCTCCATGGGGGTCACCTCTTCAGTCTTCACAAGGGGCAGCAGTGGAGTCATCAGGGCACTAGGGAGCAGGTTGGCCTTGTCCAGGGTACAGCTGCTGGCCTGAATTACTGAAAACGGAGCAGAGCACCATGTAAAACTCATGCGATTCACACCCACACAACACCAGAACAAAACAGGCACAAACTGACCCAACTCACCTCAAAGtacaatttttacatttcatgtaACCAACAATCacttttttgcatattttaatttctttgcagAACTGAAATCGGTGtctatattttattcattttctcaTCAAATACCTATCTTAATTCATACAACTCACAACGGGATCAGCAGGCTTTCTCTAAAGACCTAGAATGGTATTATGGGTCTTGTGATTAAGCAATAAGCTCTCCCAAAGTGGCACAGCAATTGAAAGAACTAACTGTTGATAAGGCCTTTCACCTTGATGTCTCAAAGCTTTCCAAGGTGAACAGTTTGTTAGCAGTGCTGTTAATCCAAAGTATGTTAATGCTGTTTCCATAAGAGCAAATTACTAATAACTATAAATGTCAACCACACTAACTGTAATAGTGCGACTGTGGGCCAGTGTTTTAATGGTTTTACAGAACTCTTGGGAAACCCTGTAATGAACAAGAGCATGTTGAATATATCTGGTCTATCAGTTTTCTGCTCCTTCCCGAGAGCCCTGTAACATGAGTTTTAGGCACCACTGAAACCCTGGAGTAGAAACAGCTGTTAAGTGCCAGAGATACAGACAGACATACCTTTCATCTGCTCATCAAAGCAACACGGCTTGGCTGGAGTAGGGACCTCTTTCTTCACTGCCACTTCCACTGCTTTAGCTGTACCATAACACACAGATACAGCACAGTCACAGGAATGAAGAAATTCAACATCATGCTGTTCTGGTGCCAACTCCCCTTTGATTCCCATTTTCCACATTATTCCAGCAAATAACACATTTCTCCGTGTAGCCGTACTTTATCTAAGGGCGAACAGTTGTAAATATCTTCTTGCACATGCTTTCCAGGCAAAGCTTATAAGTTAATTAGTGGAAGAAACTATAAGCAATCATGCAGAGCACAAAACAAAACGAGGCGTAGTGAATGACCGCATTACAGATCACTTAAGTGAACCTGTTTTGGGGCAGCAagtaagaaataagaaaatctTCCTATTCggcacaaacataaaaaaactaaatggcTTTTATATATTTAGACTGCATATACTTTCTCAGTTCAGCAAGGGAACCTTATACATACTACAAgtctttatttaaattttaattccaATAAACCACCTTTTAATGCCAAGACAGGCATCTGGTATTATaacatttttcttgtttctctcctgtctcccctgTTCCCAGTTCTGGCAGTGGAGTATCCCATCTCTcccattccagctgagctcttttttaagctttttcactgtttaaactttttaaataagtgtttaaaacattttaaaacaggtcTTACAGAGTAGGACAGGGTtagaaatgagcacaagcacTATGTCAGATGCAATGTTTCAGAATTCCACAAGTTTAGGACTTGCTTAAATAACCAATTTGAGTTTAACCAATGAGTCTGTTCTTCAGTAAGATGGAAATCAAGTCTCTTCACAGTTGATGAGAACAGGGTAGCAGTACCAGGTGGATTTGCTGCAATGTAAGCCTCTCAGCCAGGTTGTGGGGTAAATGAGACCTAGCTCTCCTTTTTGTTGACTCAGTAGTTCAGGGTGCCGGTCTGATTACAATGGAACAGCAGCAGGACTGATGATCAGGGTGAGAAGGAGACAGCAGACAAACCTGGCTCTGGAGTGTATGTGAAGGGCTGCACATCGTGGGACCTCCCAGCGTTGGTCACCACATAGATCCCAGCAGACACGGGAGACGTGATCAACTGATTTTGATAAGGAGGGACCTTGACAATTAAATGAttctaagaaagaaaaaggcaaacaaattaACAGGAATAATTACATTACTCTGCATATTATCCCATTCTTAATTGTACCACTTACAGTTGTGCATGAACCTGTAATTCACTTTAAAAACCCATCTTACATCTAAACCTCCACCCTCCAATTCTATCACAAAGGCAGAACATGTCACAAAGACTGGGACTCCTGCCATGTGTGCCATTCATTATGCACCAACTGAAGCCTTTGCGAAACGCCCACTGGATTTCCTGATTATTCATGAAGTTACAAAATCAAACAATGGATAAAACAGAATGTGCATGCCGAGACAGTTACCAAAGCTCAATACCAAATCAGCACAAAAAACAAGATGCAGACAAAGAACAAACAGCAATCTGACATTTTACGAAATCCATCAGATAGAAGCTACCAGCTAAAAAAGGTCTAATAGTGAACTTTAAGATGGCATTCTTGTCAATGTTATTGTGATGGACATTTCTTACAGTCAGTCTTCTGTTGGAGCCTGGGGCAGCCGTGGGAGCAGCTGTCGAGAGAACGACCTGTGGGCGTGTTTGTGAGAAAGTCTTGGAGAAAGACTTATTTGTTTAGCCAGTAAGCAGTTTAGTGGCTCAGATGTGTGTACAGTGAAAAACACTGAATAGTCTAGCCAGAAGCTTTAAgaagaacaataataataatcattgcttacacttatatagcgcttttctggacactccactcaaagcgctttacaggtaatggggactcccctccaccaccacccatgtgcagccccacctggatgatgcgacggcagccatagtgcgccagaaccctCCCAACACAccggctatcagtggggaggagaacagagcgatgaagccaattcatagatggggattattaggaggccatgattggtaaaggccaatgggaaatgtggccaggatgccggggtaacacccctactcttttcgagaaacaccctgggatttttaaagaccacagacagtcaggacctcggttttacatctcatccgaaggacagcgcctttgtacagtatagtggtgtccctgtcactatagtggggcattaggacccacatagactgcagggtgagcaccccctgctggtcccactaacctcttccagcagcaatcttagtttttcccaggaggtcccccattcaggtactggccaggctcacacctgctgagcttcagtcagttgccagttgtgagttgcagggtgatatggctgctggcatagtCATAGTCTTTCACTTTGTATTTTGAGTTTTCTCACACTGTATAATGAAGAGCACTATTTATGTACCTTAAGGCTGCACAGTTTTTCC
This genomic interval from Lepisosteus oculatus isolate fLepOcu1 chromosome 20, fLepOcu1.hap2, whole genome shotgun sequence contains the following:
- the nfat5b gene encoding nuclear factor of activated T-cells 5 isoform X2, translating into MPSDFIALLSADLDLNSPKSLYSKESVYDLLPKELQLPSSTECNTAAMSQKSGGEAGPPPPAALASDATPTSSPLSMGGPRSSFTASSSPTMHSSTSVTEQASLRDGCAPSEGVSSREVPETLGEESKLAGGGGGGGGGGSNGGVGGGGAQQQQQQHQTTPSKRRTVLNISPPPEDLFDDSRMSCQDEGAPDSEQSSSIWMEDSASNFSIVSSSSYNDNTEVPRKSRKRTPRQRPGPKPVPADEASMDVFDADSAKGPHFVLSQLGSDSKACPKGNTAEHPQSPTLKGVPLSGQYPSKSEGKELKILVQPETQHRARYLTEGSRGSVKDRTQQGFPTVKLEGVNEPVILQVFVGNDTGRVKPHGFYQACRVTGRNTTACKEVDIEGTTVIEVCLDPSNSMTLAVDCVGILKLRNADVEARIGVAGSKKKSTRSRLVFRVNIPRPDGSILTLQTPSSPILCTQPAGVPEILKKSLHSCSVKGGEEVFLIGKNFLKGTKVIFQENASDENSWKAEAEIDMELFHQNHLIVKVPPYQNQLITSPVSAGIYVVTNAGRSHDVQPFTYTPEPAKAVEVAVKKEVPTPAKPCCFDEQMKVIQASSCTLDKANLLPSALMTPLLPLVKTEEVTPMEVSTTQTPAVVFKTSDVIGSAQQTLDSMSSGNNPFSTSLSHQQGEPEQSQPAVFASREPLSTIQKQDIAPTSSFTVPSEPLFLLEPRESLPRERANSNAGSVLGLTQLSEGSAQQQGQLPSSLFTQDAGVAQLERAVRQLQAGGFSAAGSGGSSLVQQVLEAAVQQQQLNSVLYSPTPTADGIQPQVQENINSLQLQPADTSLVKQQQQQQQQQQQQQQQQQVLENLSLQQQLPDLFHSQVQGTVQGSPQTMVQNPGSLFQPSESLLHSTSQQQQQQQQQQEALFQQAGELLSIQTPDFLQQPPSHPSPPQQLFHSPSPMAETQEVAGGLFQKVSPSQEQVQAAIFQNTLTVLTSSALSPEQQPSATSLFISQTALQGQLTTDPKQQQQQQQHQEQQQQQQQMAFLSSLQPPTSVEQQAVFHSQAQLPQMQQSSPMEQQPTPQQQQQGSLFQNMSSSPASALSPNQQQQQQAGLLFQNSNIIPQEQKPSMLFSGQNQMPPLSSSLPSQEPQSATLFIAQSNIVAVSQQEPSEPMSFQNQNPVTGNPSQSESSQQSLFQGQQPMQIVQGSSSTSEQPVAIFMPQASISALQGSIGSQEIPQTSIFTSQNTLQTTSSSPVQQPGSLFQTSVSGTISQPGQTQQPAGLFLFGIQNDCGQLIGSAGSTLSDQLIAISQSGQNSRDSEAEIQSLLNQSISESGSIQNTMTASQNMEKIDDLLVSLQDQSNNISRSF
- the nfat5b gene encoding nuclear factor of activated T-cells 5 isoform X4 — protein: MSQKSGGEAGPPPPAALASDATPTSSPLSMGGPRSSFTASSSPTMHSSTSVTEQASLRDGCAPSEGVSSREVPETLGEESKLAGGGGGGGGGGSNGGVGGGGAQQQQQQHQTTPSKRRTVLNISPPPEDLFDDSRMSCQDEGAPDSEQSSSIWMEDSASNFSIVSSSSYNDNTEVPRKSRKRTPRQRPGPKPVPADEASMDVFDADSAKGPHFVLSQLGSDSKACPKGNTAEHPQSPTLKGVPLSGQYPSKSEGKELKILVQPETQHRARYLTEGSRGSVKDRTQQGFPTVKLEGVNEPVILQVFVGNDTGRVKPHGFYQACRVTGRNTTACKEVDIEGTTVIEVCLDPSNSMTLAVDCVGILKLRNADVEARIGVAGSKKKSTRSRLVFRVNIPRPDGSILTLQTPSSPILCTQPAGVPEILKKSLHSCSVKGGEEVFLIGKNFLKGTKVIFQENASDENSWKAEAEIDMELFHQNHLIVKVPPYQNQLITSPVSAGIYVVTNAGRSHDVQPFTYTPEPAKAVEVAVKKEVPTPAKPCCFDEQMKVIQASSCTLDKANLLPSALMTPLLPLVKTEEVTPMEVSTTQTPAVVFKQTSDVIGSAQQTLDSMSSGNNPFSTSLSHQQGEPEQSQPAVFASREPLSTIQKQDIAPTSSFTVPSEPLFLLEPRESLPRERANSNAGSVLGLTQLSEGSAQQQGQLPSSLFTQDAGVAQLERAVRQLQAGGFSAAGSGGSSLVQQVLEAAVQQQQLNSVLYSPTPTADGIQPQVQENINSLQLQPADTSLVKQQQQQQQQQQQQQQQQQVLENLSLQQQLPDLFHSQVQGTVQGSPQTMVQNPGSLFQPSESLLHSTSQQQQQQQQQQEALFQQAGELLSIQTPDFLQQPPSHPSPPQQLFHSPSPMAETQEVAGGLFQKVSPSQEQVQAAIFQNTLTVLTSSALSPEQQPSATSLFISQTALQGQLTTDPKQQQQQQQHQEQQQQQQQMAFLSSLQPPTSVEQQAVFHSQAQLPQMQQSSPMEQQPTPQQQQQGSLFQNMSSSPASALSPNQQQQQQAGLLFQNSNIIPQEQKPSMLFSGQNQMPPLSSSLPSQEPQSATLFIAQSNIVAVSQQEPSEPMSFQNQNPVTGNPSQSESSQQSLFQGQQPMQIVQGSSSTSEQPVAIFMPQASISALQGSIGSQEIPQTSIFTSQNTLQTTSSSPVQQPGSLFQTSVSGTISQPGQTQQPAGLFLFGIQNDCGQLIGSAGSTLSDQLIAISQSGQNSRDSEAEIQSLLNQSISESGSIQNTMTASQNMEKIDDLLVSLQDQSNNISRSF
- the nfat5b gene encoding nuclear factor of activated T-cells 5 isoform X1, yielding MPSDFIALLSADLDLNSPKSLYSKESVYDLLPKELQLPSSTECNTAAMSQKSGGEAGPPPPAALASDATPTSSPLSMGGPRSSFTASSSPTMHSSTSVTEQASLRDGCAPSEGVSSREVPETLGEESKLAGGGGGGGGGGSNGGVGGGGAQQQQQQHQTTPSKRRTVLNISPPPEDLFDDSRMSCQDEGAPDSEQSSSIWMEDSASNFSIVSSSSYNDNTEVPRKSRKRTPRQRPGPKPVPADEASMDVFDADSAKGPHFVLSQLGSDSKACPKGNTAEHPQSPTLKGVPLSGQYPSKSEGKELKILVQPETQHRARYLTEGSRGSVKDRTQQGFPTVKLEGVNEPVILQVFVGNDTGRVKPHGFYQACRVTGRNTTACKEVDIEGTTVIEVCLDPSNSMTLAVDCVGILKLRNADVEARIGVAGSKKKSTRSRLVFRVNIPRPDGSILTLQTPSSPILCTQPAGVPEILKKSLHSCSVKGGEEVFLIGKNFLKGTKVIFQENASDENSWKAEAEIDMELFHQNHLIVKVPPYQNQLITSPVSAGIYVVTNAGRSHDVQPFTYTPEPAKAVEVAVKKEVPTPAKPCCFDEQMKVIQASSCTLDKANLLPSALMTPLLPLVKTEEVTPMEVSTTQTPAVVFKQTSDVIGSAQQTLDSMSSGNNPFSTSLSHQQGEPEQSQPAVFASREPLSTIQKQDIAPTSSFTVPSEPLFLLEPRESLPRERANSNAGSVLGLTQLSEGSAQQQGQLPSSLFTQDAGVAQLERAVRQLQAGGFSAAGSGGSSLVQQVLEAAVQQQQLNSVLYSPTPTADGIQPQVQENINSLQLQPADTSLVKQQQQQQQQQQQQQQQQQVLENLSLQQQLPDLFHSQVQGTVQGSPQTMVQNPGSLFQPSESLLHSTSQQQQQQQQQQEALFQQAGELLSIQTPDFLQQPPSHPSPPQQLFHSPSPMAETQEVAGGLFQKVSPSQEQVQAAIFQNTLTVLTSSALSPEQQPSATSLFISQTALQGQLTTDPKQQQQQQQHQEQQQQQQQMAFLSSLQPPTSVEQQAVFHSQAQLPQMQQSSPMEQQPTPQQQQQGSLFQNMSSSPASALSPNQQQQQQAGLLFQNSNIIPQEQKPSMLFSGQNQMPPLSSSLPSQEPQSATLFIAQSNIVAVSQQEPSEPMSFQNQNPVTGNPSQSESSQQSLFQGQQPMQIVQGSSSTSEQPVAIFMPQASISALQGSIGSQEIPQTSIFTSQNTLQTTSSSPVQQPGSLFQTSVSGTISQPGQTQQPAGLFLFGIQNDCGQLIGSAGSTLSDQLIAISQSGQNSRDSEAEIQSLLNQSISESGSIQNTMTASQNMEKIDDLLVSLQDQSNNISRSF
- the nfat5b gene encoding nuclear factor of activated T-cells 5 isoform X3, giving the protein MGGPRSSFTASSSPTMHSSTSVTEQASLRDGCAPSEGVSSREVPETLGEESKLAGGGGGGGGGGSNGGVGGGGAQQQQQQHQTTPSKRRTVLNISPPPEDLFDDSRMSCQDEGAPDSEQSSSIWMEDSASNFSIVSSSSYNDNTEVPRKSRKRTPRQRPGPKPVPADEASMDVFDADSAKGPHFVLSQLGSDSKACPKGNTAEHPQSPTLKGVPLSGQYPSKSEGKELKILVQPETQHRARYLTEGSRGSVKDRTQQGFPTVKLEGVNEPVILQVFVGNDTGRVKPHGFYQACRVTGRNTTACKEVDIEGTTVIEVCLDPSNSMTLAVDCVGILKLRNADVEARIGVAGSKKKSTRSRLVFRVNIPRPDGSILTLQTPSSPILCTQPAGVPEILKKSLHSCSVKGGEEVFLIGKNFLKGTKVIFQENASDENSWKAEAEIDMELFHQNHLIVKVPPYQNQLITSPVSAGIYVVTNAGRSHDVQPFTYTPEPAKAVEVAVKKEVPTPAKPCCFDEQMKVIQASSCTLDKANLLPSALMTPLLPLVKTEEVTPMEVSTTQTPAVVFKQTSDVIGSAQQTLDSMSSGNNPFSTSLSHQQGEPEQSQPAVFASREPLSTIQKQDIAPTSSFTVPSEPLFLLEPRESLPRERANSNAGSVLGLTQLSEGSAQQQGQLPSSLFTQDAGVAQLERAVRQLQAGGFSAAGSGGSSLVQQVLEAAVQQQQLNSVLYSPTPTADGIQPQVQENINSLQLQPADTSLVKQQQQQQQQQQQQQQQQQVLENLSLQQQLPDLFHSQVQGTVQGSPQTMVQNPGSLFQPSESLLHSTSQQQQQQQQQQEALFQQAGELLSIQTPDFLQQPPSHPSPPQQLFHSPSPMAETQEVAGGLFQKVSPSQEQVQAAIFQNTLTVLTSSALSPEQQPSATSLFISQTALQGQLTTDPKQQQQQQQHQEQQQQQQQMAFLSSLQPPTSVEQQAVFHSQAQLPQMQQSSPMEQQPTPQQQQQGSLFQNMSSSPASALSPNQQQQQQAGLLFQNSNIIPQEQKPSMLFSGQNQMPPLSSSLPSQEPQSATLFIAQSNIVAVSQQEPSEPMSFQNQNPVTGNPSQSESSQQSLFQGQQPMQIVQGSSSTSEQPVAIFMPQASISALQGSIGSQEIPQTSIFTSQNTLQTTSSSPVQQPGSLFQTSVSGTISQPGQTQQPAGLFLFGIQNDCGQLIGSAGSTLSDQLIAISQSGQNSRDSEAEIQSLLNQSISESGSIQNTMTASQNMEKIDDLLVSLQDQSNNISRSF